A genomic segment from Pelmatolapia mariae isolate MD_Pm_ZW unplaced genomic scaffold, Pm_UMD_F_2 NODE_ptg000746l+_length_25542_cov_1, whole genome shotgun sequence encodes:
- the LOC134623557 gene encoding T-lymphocyte surface antigen Ly-9-like codes for MAEAPTMTYYGLKNSSVCLNVKKLPEYERVEWKFNTTIIADDRKINPKYTDRVTYSAGNLSLCIKNLADTDAGIYELSLSRDFISVSEKHQVIVQDVVPRPVIIMSNFSSNQSAGLCSITVNCSIQGYWLWSVCDEDGCRTSQKSFSEVNITIFTENRAVVCRGNNHVSTNKASQSLMFKTKYKSYQSRASSSNDPDPVYESVDVFQSSQTSSSRQEMISMESHKADTIYTCPEVTVCSGNNTQSTSETATMEKAQASKQIDSIYSMLQN; via the exons ATGGCAGAGGCCCCAACAATGACATATTATGGACTAAAAAACAGCTCAGTGTGTCTGAATGTTAAGAAATTGCCAGAATATGAACGTGTCGAATGGAAATTTAACACGACAATTATTGCTGATGATAGAAAAATCAATCCAAAATACACAGACAGAGTGACTTATAGTGCTGGAAACCTCTCCCTGTGTATTAAAAACCTGGCTGATACAGACGCTGGCATATATGAACTCTCACTCAGCCGTGACTTCATTTCAGTGTCAGAGAAACATCAAGTTATTGTTCAAG ATGTGGTTCCCAGACCTGTCATTATAATGTCAAACTTTAGCTCCAACCAGTCTGCTGGACTCTGCAGTATCACAGTAAACTGCTCCATCCAGGGTTATTGGCTTTGGTCTGTTTGTGATGAAGACGGCTGTAGAACATCCCAGAAATCATTCAGTGAGGTCAACATCACCATCTTCACTGAGAACAGAGCTGTGGTCTGCAGAGGCAACAACCATGTTAGCACAAATAAAGCTTCTCAAAGCTTAATGT ttaaaacaaaatacaaatccTACCAG TCTAGAGCCTCGTCTTCCAATGATCCTGACCCTGTTTATGAGAGTGTGGACGTCTTTCAGTCCAGCCAGACCAGCAGCTCAAGACAGGAAATGATCTCCATGGAAAGCCACAAAGCAGATACCATCTACACCTGTCCAGAAGTGACGGTCTGCTCTGGCAACAACACACAAAGTACTTCAGAGACTGCCACCATGGAGAAGGCACAGGCCTCCAAACAGATTGACTCAATTTACAGCATGTTgcagaattaa